The following coding sequences lie in one Borreliella spielmanii genomic window:
- the rsgA gene encoding ribosome small subunit-dependent GTPase A, translated as MNYLEFEVIWGVNNIYSILELSSKLIYEGIFKGKILETGCKEYSPLVPGDVVLGYIYGSRKVYIDKRLSRKNILWRYNRKADLRQTIVSNVDNVLIVNSANFPEIKNFFIDRVLVVAEEQNIVPIIVINKIDKGISQKVEEFSEIYENLGYKVLKTSVKTFEGINEIKEVLKNSRTSFIGQSGVGKSSLINLIDSKASQSVNEISHKYSRGKHTTVYAISFHSESGIIVDTPGIKEFGVETLPFENLKYYFKEFENFASLCKYKSCLHVSEPCCSVTDSLGNGISKLRYESYLKILSELKNYKNYAR; from the coding sequence TTGAATTATCTTGAATTTGAAGTTATTTGGGGAGTTAATAATATATATTCTATTTTAGAGCTTAGCAGTAAATTAATTTATGAAGGAATTTTTAAAGGTAAGATATTAGAAACAGGTTGTAAGGAGTATAGTCCTTTAGTTCCAGGAGATGTGGTCTTAGGGTATATTTATGGCTCTCGCAAAGTGTATATTGATAAGCGATTAAGTAGAAAAAATATTCTTTGGCGTTATAACAGAAAAGCAGATCTTAGACAGACAATTGTTTCTAATGTTGATAATGTTTTGATTGTAAATTCTGCCAACTTTCCTGAGATAAAAAATTTTTTTATTGACAGGGTTCTTGTTGTTGCAGAAGAGCAAAATATTGTTCCTATTATTGTGATTAATAAAATTGATAAAGGAATAAGTCAAAAGGTTGAAGAATTTTCTGAAATTTATGAAAATTTAGGATACAAGGTTTTAAAAACCTCTGTTAAAACTTTTGAGGGCATTAACGAAATAAAGGAGGTTTTGAAAAATTCAAGAACTTCTTTTATTGGCCAGTCTGGTGTTGGTAAATCTTCTTTAATAAATTTAATTGATTCGAAAGCTTCTCAATCAGTAAATGAAATTTCACACAAGTATTCTAGAGGAAAACATACTACCGTTTATGCAATATCATTTCATTCTGAGAGTGGAATAATAGTTGATACTCCCGGAATAAAGGAGTTTGGAGTTGAAACATTGCCTTTTGAAAATCTTAAGTATTATTTTAAAGAGTTTGAAAATTTTGCAAGTCTTTGTAAATATAAGTCCTGCTTACATGTTAGTGAACCTTGTTGTTCTGTTACTGATTCTTTAGGTAATGGCATTTCTAAACTTAGGTACGAAAGCTATTTAAAGATTTTATCAGAGCTTAAAAATTATAAAAATTATGCAAGATAA
- a CDS encoding endonuclease MutS2: MQDKYLKNIDFYEILFLVSKYVSNPDTVNLLNNQKILKTRESLEKMFSFVNLIRMLFESCKGYPNSFINSLKYPISLLSKENSRVSIEDLRDIVEFLDEVLRINLFLDKNSDLKHFNTQILSDLLFLSPELKNLLSELKEYIDIDTLELKSGVVKEYDSIEFEIKNLNRRVEKQIKRIIGLNVEYLSSNFVYYKSNKYTLALKSNFKGKIKGNVISISSSGETLYIEPSDIVNDNNRLNYLSLEKKRIILKILQNLSGKVHSNIVLLDNLYNNFLYYDSLKARAIYGVKTKGIFPEISSELNMFNAHHPLLKDSKAINFTPAGNHVVIITGPNAGGKTVTLKTIGLLSAMFQFGIPIVVNESSTFKIFDNIFIDIGDEQSISNSLSTFSSHMSNISYILKYTTKNSLVIFDEFCSGTDVDQGQALAISILEYLININSYVLISTHYNALKYFAYTHEGVINASMRMDLETMQPNYDLIFSIPGESYAFNVASRVLIDSSIIIRANEIYSSQKTEVNKILERLIEKEKDLLFIKESMNKKLIQIELQEKEIENIYQDLLLKEKNIEVKLLNEQNEFLKNSRKVLENLVREIKEGNVNVEKNKAFISGLEKNVNCKLNKVNSLDNKRNITTVFKIGDRVRIVNSNAKGKIVGISKKKITVNVGAFNVSVSSSEISLENCTEHKKEDGKNFDFSIDYNKEDLLSFTIDIRGMRSVDALDFLNKKIDNIILNGINKFAIVHGKGEGHLMNKVHNLLKKLKFVKKYYFAHPSDGGAGKTIVEI, from the coding sequence ATGCAAGATAAATATTTAAAAAATATTGACTTTTATGAAATTTTATTTTTAGTGTCCAAGTACGTTTCTAATCCGGACACTGTTAATTTACTAAATAATCAAAAAATATTAAAAACAAGAGAAAGTTTAGAGAAAATGTTTTCCTTTGTGAATCTCATTAGAATGCTTTTTGAGAGTTGTAAAGGATATCCGAACTCTTTTATAAATAGCTTGAAATATCCTATTTCACTATTATCAAAAGAAAATTCAAGAGTTTCTATTGAAGATTTAAGAGATATTGTGGAGTTTTTAGATGAGGTTTTGAGAATAAATTTATTTTTGGATAAAAATAGTGATCTTAAGCATTTTAATACTCAGATTTTGTCTGATTTATTATTTCTAAGTCCAGAGCTAAAAAATTTGCTTAGTGAATTAAAAGAATATATAGATATTGACACTCTTGAATTGAAAAGTGGTGTTGTAAAAGAATATGATTCGATTGAATTTGAAATTAAAAATTTAAATAGACGGGTTGAAAAGCAGATAAAAAGAATAATTGGCTTGAATGTAGAATATTTATCTTCTAATTTTGTTTATTATAAATCGAATAAATATACTCTTGCTCTTAAGTCTAATTTTAAAGGTAAAATTAAGGGAAATGTTATTTCTATTTCATCATCGGGTGAAACACTTTATATTGAACCAAGTGATATTGTAAATGATAACAATAGACTAAATTATTTAAGTTTAGAAAAAAAAAGAATAATTTTAAAAATTTTACAAAATCTTTCTGGCAAAGTTCATAGTAATATTGTTCTTTTAGATAATCTTTATAATAATTTTTTGTATTATGATTCTTTAAAAGCACGAGCGATTTATGGAGTTAAAACTAAAGGGATATTTCCTGAAATCTCAAGTGAATTAAATATGTTTAATGCACACCATCCTTTGTTAAAGGATTCAAAGGCAATAAATTTTACTCCCGCTGGGAATCATGTTGTAATTATTACTGGTCCTAATGCTGGTGGGAAAACGGTAACTTTAAAGACAATTGGGTTGCTTAGTGCAATGTTCCAGTTTGGAATTCCTATTGTTGTTAACGAGTCTAGCACTTTTAAAATTTTTGATAACATTTTCATTGACATTGGTGATGAACAGTCAATTTCTAATTCACTTTCAACTTTTTCAAGCCATATGAGTAATATTTCTTATATTTTAAAATATACTACAAAAAATAGCCTTGTAATATTTGATGAATTTTGCTCGGGAACAGACGTTGATCAAGGGCAGGCGCTTGCTATTTCAATTCTTGAATATTTAATTAATATTAATTCTTATGTTTTAATATCAACTCATTATAATGCTCTTAAATATTTTGCATATACCCATGAGGGTGTTATTAATGCTTCTATGCGGATGGATTTAGAGACAATGCAGCCCAATTATGATTTAATTTTTTCCATTCCCGGTGAAAGTTATGCGTTTAATGTTGCTAGTAGGGTTTTGATTGACAGTAGTATAATAATTCGTGCTAATGAAATTTATTCATCCCAGAAGACAGAAGTTAATAAAATTTTAGAAAGATTAATAGAGAAAGAGAAAGATTTGCTTTTTATTAAAGAAAGCATGAATAAGAAATTAATCCAAATAGAATTGCAAGAAAAAGAAATAGAAAATATTTATCAAGATCTTTTATTAAAAGAAAAAAATATTGAAGTCAAGCTTTTAAATGAGCAGAATGAATTTTTAAAAAATTCAAGAAAAGTTTTAGAAAATTTAGTCAGAGAAATAAAAGAGGGTAATGTTAATGTTGAAAAGAATAAAGCTTTTATATCAGGTTTGGAGAAAAATGTAAATTGCAAGTTAAATAAAGTAAATTCTCTTGACAATAAGAGAAATATTACGACTGTTTTTAAAATAGGAGACAGAGTTAGAATAGTTAATTCTAATGCAAAAGGAAAAATAGTTGGGATTTCTAAAAAGAAAATTACTGTTAATGTAGGAGCTTTTAATGTTAGTGTTTCTAGCTCAGAGATATCTTTAGAAAACTGTACAGAGCATAAAAAAGAGGATGGTAAAAATTTCGATTTTTCAATTGATTATAATAAGGAAGACTTGTTAAGTTTTACCATTGATATTAGGGGTATGAGGTCTGTTGATGCTCTAGACTTTTTGAATAAGAAAATAGATAATATTATATTAAATGGCATTAATAAGTTTGCGATCGTTCATGGAAAAGGTGAGGGTCATCTTATGAATAAAGTTCACAATTTGTTAAAAAAGTTGAAGTTTGTTAAAAAATATTATTTTGCTCATCCTAGTGATGGAGGGGCTGGAAAAACTATAGTTGAGATTTAA
- a CDS encoding V-type ATP synthase subunit E translates to MQFEVKDLINKIKKDGLEEAERVSNDIVLKAKREAEEIVTRAEEAARVLKVKSEKEINDYKSHALEASRQAIRDLIIGVENNLKSLFENTLKDNVAEVFSDNNFLAELIIKITDSWAKEEKLVVQLNESDFFSLEQILRLKLGNKLAQGIEIKPFKGISKGFKIQKKNMGLQYDFSVETVADILFDYLNPRFKEVIKVV, encoded by the coding sequence ATGCAATTTGAAGTAAAGGATTTGATAAATAAAATTAAAAAAGATGGACTTGAAGAGGCTGAGAGAGTATCTAACGATATTGTTTTGAAAGCTAAAAGAGAGGCAGAAGAAATAGTTACTAGAGCAGAAGAAGCTGCAAGAGTATTAAAGGTAAAATCAGAAAAAGAAATTAATGATTATAAATCTCATGCTCTTGAAGCTTCTCGTCAGGCAATCAGAGATTTAATTATTGGTGTTGAGAATAATCTTAAATCTCTTTTTGAAAATACTTTAAAAGATAATGTAGCGGAAGTTTTTAGTGATAATAATTTCTTAGCAGAGCTTATAATTAAAATAACGGATTCTTGGGCTAAAGAAGAAAAATTAGTTGTTCAATTAAATGAATCTGATTTTTTTAGTTTAGAGCAGATATTAAGATTAAAACTTGGAAATAAGCTTGCGCAGGGGATAGAAATTAAACCTTTTAAAGGCATAAGCAAAGGTTTTAAGATTCAAAAAAAGAATATGGGTTTGCAGTATGATTTTTCAGTGGAAACCGTTGCAGACATTCTTTTTGATTATCTTAATCCAAGATTTAAGGAAGTTATAAAAGTAGTCTAG